DNA sequence from the Salmo trutta chromosome 28, fSalTru1.1, whole genome shotgun sequence genome:
catgatccCCAAAACACTGACTCAACGTCTGAAGGACAGCCTGACCATTAGCTTACCCAGGGACCCTCAGGACAACGGAGTGATGGACCACCTGGTGAAGATGACCACATCCATCCACAGccctctagtctccactggctgCCGGCCCCTCTGCCCCACAAGCCCCCCCGAGCTCGGGAAGCGGCGCCTGGCCGTGCCGGAACTGATGGAGAAGCACAGCAGCAAGGACCTGGAGGAAAGCTCTGTGTGTCATAGTAACGGTGTGAAATGTTCCTTCACGCCTGCGCCAGTGTCGTCGAGCTCCTTCTCGCTCGCCAACTGCTGCTCGAACGCGGAGCGGAGCGATAGTGTTCTCTCGATGGCTGCCAGCGGCATCCGATACTTCATCCCTTGTTCCATGGCCCACCGGAACTCTGTATTCCCGTCTGGTTGCATCCCCAAGATCACCTTCACCAAGTCTCAGGACAAAACACCAAAGAAGGCGAAGAAGGTGAAGAGGCACAAGGGCCACCTGGAGCCTCCGGTCTGGAAGTACAAGTCAGAGAAGCAGGAGAAGAAAAAGGAAAAGGAGAAGTTGGAGGAAGAGAAGCAAGCGCAAGAGAAGGCACGTAAAGAAGCTAAGAAAAAGGCAGCCAAGGCGGCGGCCAAGTCAAAAGAGCCTGCCAAGGCAAGTTAAATTGCTGTCTGTAAAGTGCCACAGAGTGAGAGCACAGAACCCTGGGAAAATAAAGCGACCTCTGTGCTGTCATCATAcggaagaggaagcgagacacCCCACTCACAGTTTTGTTTACTGGTTGAATGAAAGTCAAataactaagtagaccagacccagttgctattgcattggtgtctatgggagacaATTTTTTTCAATGATAAACGGCCTGAGAGAACTATCTtgatttatccaccatctttgctgTCATCTCCTACTAACTCCATTGTATCCACTGTGATGATGTCATATAAGACGGACAAGGGGACGGCTCCCCTGTGGTGGCACCTGCCTGGGGTCATCATGGAGGCCCAGTTGCAGCCCTACAGTGGGGCCTCCAATAACATGGGTGGAAACTAGTATCTGAGCCGGACTAAGTCTAATAGATGGACTGTTTTTCCTCTCTGCCGGGATATGCTGCTGTAAGGACTGTAATGGCCTGGACATTCCTAGACAT
Encoded proteins:
- the LOC115165498 gene encoding ankyrin repeat domain-containing protein 33B isoform X2 — its product is MLAVSRGYVDMVYGLHTCPLIDINHQDNEGNTALMIAAQAGYISILNFILNYYPKIDLEVRDNRGFTALIKAAMQGRVDCVSSLLMAGADINVVDEVRGKSITDWALKTGRFEVLQRLRVLQAHPIAEQFCDSYVIEWPKLKELVAKAMIPKTLTQRLKDSLTISLPRDPQDNGVMDHLVKMTTSIHSPLVSTGCRPLCPTSPPELGKRRLAVPELMEKHSSKDLEESSVCHSNGVKCSFTPAPVSSSSFSLANCCSNAERSDSVLSMAASGIRYFIPCSMAHRNSVFPSGCIPKITFTKSQDKTPKKAKKVKRHKGHLEPPVWKYKSEKQEKKKEKEKLEEEKQAQEKARKEAKKKAAKAAAKSKEPAKAS